The stretch of DNA GAGCTTCTGCAAAAGGTGAGGCCGGCGAAACACGCGGCGCAGCCAGCCTGGGCCCGCTCCCGTGCGGTCGATCTCCTCATCCTGTGTCGCGATGATCTCGCTATCGCTCGCCACCTGATCGTCCTGTTCCTCTTTCGAGACCGGCGGTCCCCCTGCTCTATCAAACGACCGGACCTCAAGAGGAAACGAGACTCCTCTCGGAAAATTCCTCATTCCCGATCCGTCGCGATTGCGTGTTGGCCTGCGCCCCCGTATGACAGCACCAGACGAATTCGTGAAGCATGCCTCCAACCAGTTACGGCAAACTACTTTTCGCCGCTGGTCAATCGGAAGATGACTTGACGAAGCCGCTTGAGGGCATGCCCCTCGCTCGGAACAGGAACTTTTCCGGACCGCCCTCCATGTCATTTGAAACACGTTTGAAGGAAACTGCCCGCCAAGTCGATCAGATGCTCGAGCATCTGCTCCCTGTCAGAGGCGCTGCGGCGCCCCGGGTCATCGAAGCCATGCGCTATTCGAGCATCGGCCAGGGCAAGCGCCTCCGGCCGTTCTTCGTGCGGGAAAGCAGCGCCTTGTTCGATGTGGACCCGACGCGCGCCCTACGTGTGGGCACTGCGCTGGAATGCGTGCACTGCTATTCGCTAGTGCATGATGATCTGCCCGCCATGGACGACGACGACCTGCGCCGCGGCAAGCCGACGGCCCACATTGCCTATGATGAGGCGACCGCCATTCTGGCCGGTGACGGCCTGCTCACCTTCGCCTTCGAGATCCTTGCTGATCCCGAAACCCATCCCGACGCGGATATCCGCGCCGAGCTCGTGCTCCATCTCGCACGCGCCGCCGGCGCAGACGGCATGGTCGGCGGACAGATGCTGGACCTGCAGGCCGAGACCAGTGCAACGCCGCTCAAGCTTGACGATATCGTCAAGCTGCAGGCCATGAAGACCGGTGCCCTGTTCCGCTATTCCCTTGAGGCCGGCGCCATCCTCGGTCGCGCGGCTCCCGATGAGCGCCGCGCATTGGTCGGCTATTCCGAGAAGGTGGGCCTTGCATTCCAGATCGCTGACGACCTGTTGGATGCGGAGGGTGACGAAGTGGTCACCGGCAAGCGCACCGGCAAGGATGATGCGGCGGGCAAGGCAACCTTCGTGCAGCTCTTAGGGGTTGAAGGCGCACGCAACAGAGCGCGCGAGCTCGTCGCTGAAGCCTCCGCGCTGCTGGAGCGATTTGGCGCCCGCGGCGACATGCTGCGCGAGGCAGCGAATTTCATCGTCGAGAGGAAGAGCTGAGAGAGGGGCAGAGCACCCTCACTTCAGACGTTGGGATCTCGGAGCAAGCGAGAGCCCTGCCTATTCGGCGGCTCCCGCCATCACCACGCGCTCACCCGCGGGCGCGCCCAGCCCATACCGGCGTTCCACATAAGTCTCGACCAGCTGCCTGAACTGCTCGCCGAGATTTTCACCGCGCAGGGTCATGACCTTCTTGCCATCCACGAAGACGGGCGCAGCCGGAAGCTCGCCGGTACCCGGCAGCGAGATGCCGATATCGGCATATTTGGACTCGCCCGGTCCATTGACGATGCAGCCCATGACCGCGAGCTGCAGGGTCTCGAAGCCCCGATAGGTCTCGCGCCACTCCGGCACGCGCTGCTGGATATAGTCCTGGATCTCCTTCGCGAGCTCCTGGAACACCGTGGAGGTTGTGCGCCCGCACCCGGGGCACGCGATCACTTGCGGTGAGAACGCGCGCAAGCCCATCGCCTGCAGGATCTCCTGGCCGACGCGCACTTCGAGTGAGCGGTCGGCCCCAGGCTCCGGTGTCAGCGAGATGCGGATCGTATCCCCGATGCCTTGCTGAAGCAGCACAGCGAGGCCGGCTGTGGAGGAGACGATGCCCTTCGAGCCCATGCCCGCTTCGGTGAGGCCAAGATGCAGCGCATAGTCGCAGCGCTCGGCCAGCATCTGATAGCAGCGGATCAGATCCTGCACGGTCGACACCTTGTTCGACAGCACGATCTTATTGCGCGGCATGCCGAGCTCTTCGGCGCGGGCTGCTGAGATGAGCGCCGACTGAACCATGGTCTCGTGCATGACCGCGCGCGCGGTCAGCGGCTTGGGCGAGCGCGCATTCTCGTCCATCAGCTTGGTAAGAAGCTCCTGGTCGAGCGAGCCCATATTGACCCCGATCCGCACTGGCTTGTCGAAGCGCAGCGCCGTCTCGATCATCATGGCGAATTGCTTGTCGCGCTTGTCGCGAAAGCCGACATTGCCGGGATTGATCCGATATTTGGCCAGCGCTTCGGCGCAGGCGGGATAATCGGCGAGCAGTTTGTGGCCGATATAATGGAAGTCGCCGATCAGCGGCACGTTGAGGCCGCGCTTCTCGAGCTTCTCCCTGATGTGGGGAACCGCCGCCGCGGCTTCCGGCCGGTCGACTGTGATACGGACGAGCTCTGAACCGGCACGCCACAGCGCGGCCACCTGCCGAGCGGTTGCTTCCGCATCCGCCGTGTCCGTATTGGTCATCGATTGCACGACGATCGGTGTGCCTCCGCCGACCATGACATCGCCGACCATGACGCCGACAGTCTTGTGACGGGGGAGATCCGGAAAATCAGCCATCTTGCATTCCTGGGACTTGAGACCTTGTCTTTGACACGGCCCTGCGACGCTTTCAAGACATACGCTCCGCCCTTTTCTGGACGATTAACGAACGACTGCCCGGTTGGATAGCTACACGGACTGGCTTGATTACTCCCGGCTTGCCGCGCATTGCGTGCAGGTGCCGTTCACCTCGACCACCGGCCGGGCGACCGCGAAGCCCACGCTTTCGGCGGATCGCTTGATGGCGGCGAAGACATCGGCGCCCTGAACCTCCAGCACCATACCGCAACGATCACAGATCAGCAGCACCGCGCGTTCCGCATCCCCATGGTCATGGGTGCAGGCCACATAGGCATTTCGGCTTTCGACCTTGTGAACGAGACCCTGGGCCCGCAGGAAGTCGAGGGCGCGATAGACGGTGATCGGCGCCGGCCGATCGCCCGCCAGCGCCATACGGTCGATGATGTCGTATGCGCCCACCGCTTCGTGTCCGGAGGCGATGATCTCGAGAACCTCGCGGCGCAGTGGCGTGAGGCGCGCACCTGCGCGTGCGCAGGAGCGCTCCGCCCGGGCGATGGTCTCGCCCACACAGGCCGCGTGATCATGATCGGATGAAGGAAAATCGGTATGCGCCATGGATGCTCCGTTCTTCCGTTATAATATTACGCAGCCCCGGGTGGTTCAACGTGGCGGGCGTAATTTGACGCAAGTCCGTTCAGCACCCCATTGAATCGCTCAATGGGCGCCTGTTCGCGAATGAGCCCGAGCGGGACGGAGAAATGGCCGCGCCGCCAGGTGAACCGGTTCTCAGGCGGCACCTGCCATCGGTCGAGCAGGTGGGCCGCGCTGAGATAAGGCGTGATCTCGTCATCGCGCCCATTGAGGGCAACGATCAGGTCCGGCGGCACCGTTGGTTCCTCCCAAGGGTCGGTCACAGCGAGAAAAGGCGACATCGCCTCGAAATCCCAACCTGCCTCCCGAACCAGCTCCCGCCCGCCCCAGATATCAATGAGCTCCCCCAGAAAAACATGCCACAAACTGGCACAATGAGTGATCAGGAAAAGTGCATCGGGCCAGAAGGCGCGGGGCCAATACTGGGATTTGGTCGCGACCATCTGCGCCGTCAGCGCCCCCAGGCTGATCCCGCCGACGGCGACTGGCCCTGTGGAGGTGGCCTTCGCCCAGCGCAACAGAATGGCCCATTCGAGCACCGCCGAAATCAGCCCGGTGAACGCGGTGAGCGGCATCCGCGCGGCGAACGCCTCGCCCGAATAGAGCCCCGGCGGGATGCGCCGCCCATGCCATGGTGCCTCCGGCCAGATCACCCGGATGCCCGCTTGCACATGCGGGATGGCTCCTGATTTCAACCCCTTCCAATGGTCGAAATCCATGCCCATTCCATGCCCGAAGATGAGGGTCGGGGGATTGATGATCCCACGCGGCTCATAG from Rhodoligotrophos sp. CJ14 encodes:
- a CDS encoding polyprenyl synthetase family protein, which codes for MSFETRLKETARQVDQMLEHLLPVRGAAAPRVIEAMRYSSIGQGKRLRPFFVRESSALFDVDPTRALRVGTALECVHCYSLVHDDLPAMDDDDLRRGKPTAHIAYDEATAILAGDGLLTFAFEILADPETHPDADIRAELVLHLARAAGADGMVGGQMLDLQAETSATPLKLDDIVKLQAMKTGALFRYSLEAGAILGRAAPDERRALVGYSEKVGLAFQIADDLLDAEGDEVVTGKRTGKDDAAGKATFVQLLGVEGARNRARELVAEASALLERFGARGDMLREAANFIVERKS
- the ispG gene encoding flavodoxin-dependent (E)-4-hydroxy-3-methylbut-2-enyl-diphosphate synthase; this translates as MADFPDLPRHKTVGVMVGDVMVGGGTPIVVQSMTNTDTADAEATARQVAALWRAGSELVRITVDRPEAAAAVPHIREKLEKRGLNVPLIGDFHYIGHKLLADYPACAEALAKYRINPGNVGFRDKRDKQFAMMIETALRFDKPVRIGVNMGSLDQELLTKLMDENARSPKPLTARAVMHETMVQSALISAARAEELGMPRNKIVLSNKVSTVQDLIRCYQMLAERCDYALHLGLTEAGMGSKGIVSSTAGLAVLLQQGIGDTIRISLTPEPGADRSLEVRVGQEILQAMGLRAFSPQVIACPGCGRTTSTVFQELAKEIQDYIQQRVPEWRETYRGFETLQLAVMGCIVNGPGESKYADIGISLPGTGELPAAPVFVDGKKVMTLRGENLGEQFRQLVETYVERRYGLGAPAGERVVMAGAAE
- a CDS encoding transcriptional repressor; this translates as MAHTDFPSSDHDHAACVGETIARAERSCARAGARLTPLRREVLEIIASGHEAVGAYDIIDRMALAGDRPAPITVYRALDFLRAQGLVHKVESRNAYVACTHDHGDAERAVLLICDRCGMVLEVQGADVFAAIKRSAESVGFAVARPVVEVNGTCTQCAASRE
- a CDS encoding alpha/beta fold hydrolase, producing MAGLKRSYLPRFRQWAAANAAGTDVNKFLEEVGAGPLLLGKSEIRRLLAEMADARRRRALAEARWEDCSFGRGAAAPGLMATIETERLDAAHAHNLLFRRFGRLRYRHRVPAAKREIPTPAEARTAFDALGGFDEEALYRMPAETPVLTSAPLEGAIGRQYWISFRSPCSATGDYVTAWVYEPRGIINPPTLIFGHGMGMDFDHWKGLKSGAIPHVQAGIRVIWPEAPWHGRRIPPGLYSGEAFAARMPLTAFTGLISAVLEWAILLRWAKATSTGPVAVGGISLGALTAQMVATKSQYWPRAFWPDALFLITHCASLWHVFLGELIDIWGGRELVREAGWDFEAMSPFLAVTDPWEEPTVPPDLIVALNGRDDEITPYLSAAHLLDRWQVPPENRFTWRRGHFSVPLGLIREQAPIERFNGVLNGLASNYARHVEPPGAA